A stretch of DNA from Vanrija pseudolonga chromosome 6, complete sequence:
ACGCTCGTCACCCAGGCGTCCAAGCTCACGctctcgtcgcgcgccttctACTCGACCGGCCTCGGCCCCTTCGCCGAGAAGGTGACCAAGATGTTCGGCTACGAGATGGTTCTGCCGATGAACActggtgccgaggccgtcgagacGGCCATCAAGCTCGCCCGCAAGTGGGGCtacgagaagaagggcatCCCAgagggcaaggccaaggtgcTCTCTGTCGACGGCAACTTCCACGGCCGCACGATCGGCATCATCTCCATGTCGACCGACCCCGAGTCGCGTAACGGCTTCGGTCCCTTCCTTGACAACGtcggccccgtcgtcgactccAAGGTCATCCGCTACAACCAccccgaggacctcgaggccgcgctcgccaagtacggcgacgaggtcgccgccttcctcgtcgagcccaTCCAGGGTGAGGCCGGTATCTACGTCCCCGACGACGGCTACCTCGCCAAGATTGCCGAGATCTGCAAGAAGCACAACGTGCTCTTCATCTGCGACGAGATCCAGACTGGTCTCTGCCGCACCGGCAAGATGCTCTGCCACGAGTGGGACGGCGTCCGCCCCGACATGgtcatcctcggcaaggcgctcTCGGGCGGCATGTACCCCGTGTCGTGtgtgctcgccgacaaggagatCATGCTCACTATCAAGCCTGGAGAGCACGGCTCGACGTACGGCGGCAACCCCCTCGGCTGTGCCGTCGCCATCACTGCTCTTGATGTTCTTGTCAAcgagaagctcgccgagcgctcCCAGCGCCTGGGCGAGATCTTCCGCCAGGGCGTCAAGGACCTCAACTCGCCCTTCGTCACGACGATCCGCGGTCGCGGTCTCTTCAACGGTGTTGTGATTGACGAGACCAAGTCGACCAAGGGCCGCACCGCGTGGCAGCTCTGCCTGCTCATGAAGAGCAAgggcctcctcgccaagcccACCCACGTTAACATTATCCGCTTCGCCCCTCCCCTCGTCATctcggaggaggacgtcCGCAAGGCCGTCAAGATCATTGGCgagtcgctcgccgagctcgacacgctcgaggtcatccccggcgacggcgagcaccaCTAAGCGCGTACGCGTAGACAGCGAGCGCGTGTAGAGGGCGAGCTGGCTAGCCGCCGCAGCCCATGTACTAGTACGGGACAGGACTTCACTGTAGTAGTACCCCATAGCATGTTATTATGAACCAGTTATTTGGAGACAGTCTTGGCGAGTGCGAGGGCAAGGGGCGATACGCGCGCGTACGGCGGTGCGAGCGATCAGGGTGGCATTGGCAAGGGTCGCTCGCTATCTTCGAGCCGGTCAGGCCGGTGAGGATCGGTGAACACCGGCA
This window harbors:
- the otaA gene encoding Ornithine aminotransferase — encoded protein: MAPIATPANASTGPSKAKYTTQEIMNLESEYSAHNYHPLPVVFERGEGAHVWDPEGNEYLDFLAAYSAVNQGHCHPEILKTLVTQASKLTLSSRAFYSTGLGPFAEKVTKMFGYEMVLPMNTGAEAVETAIKLARKWGYEKKGIPEGKAKVLSVDGNFHGRTIGIISMSTDPESRNGFGPFLDNVGPVVDSKVIRYNHPEDLEAALAKYGDEVAAFLVEPIQGEAGIYVPDDGYLAKIAEICKKHNVLFICDEIQTGLCRTGKMLCHEWDGVRPDMVILGKALSGGMYPVSCVLADKEIMLTIKPGEHGSTYGGNPLGCAVAITALDVLVNEKLAERSQRLGEIFRQGVKDLNSPFVTTIRGRGLFNGVVIDETKSTKGRTAWQLCLLMKSKGLLAKPTHVNIIRFAPPLVISEEDVRKAVKIIGESLAELDTLEVIPGDGEHH